A section of the Telopea speciosissima isolate NSW1024214 ecotype Mountain lineage chromosome 3, Tspe_v1, whole genome shotgun sequence genome encodes:
- the LOC122653795 gene encoding inactive protein RESTRICTED TEV MOVEMENT 2-like, which translates to MENMRGRRGIAERPSTRQLVYEDFQPIADWTNDSNSHVLLVDLPGFKKEEVKLEVNSNSIVTISGERQLSENIYKRFKENYSLPVDSDIDKISGKFDGGLLFVIIPKKVYEIEEEPKEQHLIADRIAEQNKQETCKIEEKPKKDGKDTNDHKSDHGNGIPEEGKREVSKKTEGKGGLNQDRGKKYEIGIKIGSVGTAIEMIGRNKGIVLAAVLGFSVGMYLSHKLR; encoded by the exons atgGAGAacatgagaggaagaagagggattgcAGAAAGACCCTCCACGCGTCAGCTTGTGTATGAAGACTTCCAACCAATTGCTGATTGGACCAATGATTCAAATAGCCATGTCCTCCTTGTTGATCTTCCAG gtTTCAAGAAAGAAGAGGTGAAGCTAGAAGTGAACAGCAACAGTATTGTAACGATCAGTGGAGAGAGGCAGTTGAGCGAAAACATATATAAACGTTTCAAAGAGAATTATAGCTTACCCGTAGATTCAGATATTGATAAAATCAGTGGTAAATTTGATGGTGGCCTCCTCTTCGTAATCATACCAAAGAAAGTATATGAGATAGAGGAAGAACCAAAGGAGCAGCATCTCATCGCAGACAGAATTGCGGAACAGAACAAACAAGAAACTTGCAAAATTGAAGAgaaaccaaagaaagatggtaaAGACACTAATGATCATAAAAGTGATCACGGCAATGGCATTcctgaagaagggaaaagagaagtgAGTAAGAAAACTGAGGGAAAAGGTGGATTAAATCAAGATAGAGGAAAGAAGTATGAGATAGGGATTAAGATTGGTTCTGTAGGAACTGCAATTGAGATGATTGGTAGGAACAAAGGGATAGTTTTAGCTGCTGTTTTAGGATTTTCAGTTGGAATGTATTTATCTCATAAACTCAGATGA
- the LOC122653794 gene encoding pectate lyase-like, which yields MELANKPSIFFFFFFFLFTYAVKAHIADFDEVWQQRAKEAEKRTNDSYESDPEAVTTRFNSHVDKALKKASSNNTRRTLLRGGGPCLATNPIDRCWRCQANWAKNRKKYAKCVLGFGKKTKGGKNGRIYVVTDPSDSDMVNPKPGTLRYAVIQKEPLWIIFAHDMNIRLSEELIMSSYKTIDGRGSNIHIAYGSGITLQYVDDIIITNLHIHNIYSGSGGLIRDSVDHYGMRTRSDGDGISLFSATNIWIDHVSMSRCADGLIDAIMSSTAITISNNHFTTHNEAMLFGASDSYSADEKMQITVAFNHFGTGLVQRMPRVRYGFVHVVNNDYTHWEMYAIGGSSHPTIVSQGNRFIAPTTLTAKEVTKRDYATEDVWKNWVWRSEGDLMMNGAFFVQSGSPLKKKSFSNKDSISPKPGTFVTRLTRFAGALNCKIGKPC from the exons ATGGAGTTAGCTAATAAGCCCagcatcttctttttcttcttcttcttcttgttcacCTATGCCGTGAAGGCCCATATAGCGGACTTTGATGAGGTGTGGCAGCAGCGAGCCAAGGAGGCCGAGAAGCGCACCAATGACAGCTACGAATCCGATCCTGAGGCAGTCACCACTCGATTCAACTCACATGTCGACAA GGCGTTGAAGAAAGCTTCGAGTAACAACACGAGAAGGACGTTGCTGAGAGGCGGAGGGCCATGCCTGGCAACGAACCCAATAGACAGGTGCTGGAGGTGCCAGGCCAACTGGGCCAAGAATCGAAAGAAGTACGCCAAGTGCGTGCTGGGCTTCGGCAAGAAGACTAAGGGTGGCAAGAACGGCCGTATCTACGTCGTCACTGACCCCTCCGACAGCGACATGGTCAACCCAAAGCCCGGCACCCTCCGTTACGCCGTCATCCAGAAGGAGCCACTCTGGATCATCTTTGCCCACGACATGAACATCCGCCTCAGCGAGGAGCTCATTATGTCCTCCTACAAGACCATCGACGGCCGTGGCTCCAACATTCACATCGCCTACGGCTCTGGCATAACCCTCCAGTACGTCGATGATATCATCATCACTAACCTCCACATCCACAACATCTACTCCGGCAGCGGCGGCCTTATCCGTGACTCCGTCGACCACTACGGCATGCGCACCCGCAGCGACGGTGATGGCATTTCCCTCTTCAGCGCCACCAACATTTGGATCGACCATGTGTCCATGTCCCGCTGCGCGGATGGACTCATCGATGCCATCATGAGTTCCACCGCCATTACCATCTCCAATAACCACTTCACCACCCACAACGAG GCGATGCTGTTCGGAGCAAGTGACAGCTACTCCGCTGACGAGAAGATGCAAATAACTGTAGCATTCAACCACTTCGGGACGGGATTAGTACAGAGGATGCCCAGGGTACGATATGGATTCGTCCATGTAGTAAACAACGATTACACCCACTGGGAAATGTACGCCATTGGTGGCAGCTCACACCCAACCATCGTCAGTCAGGGCAACCGCTTCATCGCTCCAACTACATTGACAGCCAAGGAGGTTACCAAGAGGGATTACGCAACCGAGGACGTGTGGAAGAACTGGGTGTGGAGATCTGAGGGTGATCTGATGATGAATGGTGCCTTCTTCGTCCAATCTGGATCCCCATTAAAGAAAAAGTCCTTCTCCAACAAggacagcatcagcccaaagcCCGGCACCTTTGTCACCAGGCTTACTCGCTTTGCTGGTGCACTCAACTGCAAGATTGGCAAGCCTTGCTaa